The DNA sequence GCCGCCGGGCGGTAAGAGGGCCGATAATCCGCATTGAAGCCGTGAGGCGCGCCGGGATAGATGATTATCTCGCAGGGTTTGTCATCTTTTTTTAGTTCCGCCTGCATCGCATGAATCTGATCCAGCGTGATGCTGTGATCGGCGCCGCCGTATAGCCCCAGCACCGGCACCTTGAGTTGCGTCACCAGGTCCGGTGGATTAGCCGGTTTGAGCGGGCTTTTGGGCAGATCCAGCGGACCATACCACGCCACCGCCGCCTTCAGCTTGGGATTGTGCACGGCGTACAGCCACACTTCGCGTCCACCCCAGCAAAAGCCGGTGATGCCCATGTGCGAGGTGTCAGCGTGACCGGTGCTTTTGGCCCAGGCCACGGTGGCGTCCAGATCGGCCATCACCTGGCGGTCGGGAACGCGAGAAACGATCTTGTCGATCGCGGCATAATCGGGGGCTTTGGTCACGTCGCCCTCGCGTGCGAACAGCAGAGGCGAGACCGCGAAGTAACCCATCTTGGCCAGCCGCCGGCAGATATCCTTGATATGTTCGTGAACCCCGAAGATCTCGTGCACCACCACGATGGTCGGAAATGGACCACCCTGGGCCGGGCGCGCGCGGTAGCCCGGTATCGTGCCGCCGGACACCGGAATCTTGA is a window from the Candidatus Binataceae bacterium genome containing:
- a CDS encoding dienelactone hydrolase family protein, which gives rise to MDSNDRPPELIPAPEFSRREFVVLTLSAGFALAALPVSAQTITTDSKGLVAGEVKIPVSGGTIPGYRARPAQGGPFPTIVVVHEIFGVHEHIKDICRRLAKMGYFAVSPLLFAREGDVTKAPDYAAIDKIVSRVPDRQVMADLDATVAWAKSTGHADTSHMGITGFCWGGREVWLYAVHNPKLKAAVAWYGPLDLPKSPLKPANPPDLVTQLKVPVLGLYGGADHSITLDQIHAMQAELKKDDKPCEIIIYPGAPHGFNADYRPSYRPAAAKDAWKHMAAWFKDHGVG